The Pseudomonas fulva 12-X sequence CCTGTGCACCTGTGACCTTGCGGTGGGAGTCGAGCCTGACGTGCTCCAACGCCGGCACCGCGCGCAGCGCCTTGAGGATCCACATGCCGCCCAGGGTGGCATCAGTGACCCGGTAAGTGTCCAGGATCAGTTCGCTGAGCGCCGACTCCAGATCCTCGGTCGGGCCGGACAGCAATTGCGGGGTAATCCAGCGATCGATCAGCTCGTTCTGTTTTTCCAGCAGGCGCTCACCCAGCACGGTCAGCAGCGCGTACTTGTTCGGGAAGTAACGGTACAGCGCCGGCGGCGTCAGCCCTGCGCACTGGCAAACCAGGTTGGTGGACAGGCGCTCGATTCCCACATCACACAGGGTCTGCGCGGTGGCGACCAGAATCCGCTCGTAGGTTTCGGAGCTGCGCTGCTGTGCAGGCGATTTCTTTTGATCCTGGGTCTTCCCGGCGGTAGCGGCACGGGCGCGGGCAGTGTTGGGCTTGGCCATAGGCACCTGACGAAGAAAGGTTGGAAAGTCAGCTTAGCTAAATGAAAAAAAATGTTGCTGAGCCAGATAATGGTAGTTATAACTATCGTGTAGCGATGACTATCATAACCGATGCGTCGCTAGTGCGGTGGTCTCTGAACAACAAAAAATACAGGTGATGACTATGAACGCTCGGCAATGGCTGTCTCTTTCACTGGCACTGGCGTGCTCTGCCATCGGACATGCGGCGGCAGGTCCACAGGAAGCCAAAGGTCTCTGGCTTACCTCGGAAAAGGATGCTGTGGTCAAGGTCGACGATTGCGTCGACAAGCCTGGCGCGCTGTGTGGAAAGGTGGTCTGGGTCAAGGACGAGGCGTCCGTCACCAGCGATTGCGGCGTACAGATCATGCAACTGGACCGTTTCGACCAGGACGCATGGCGCGATGGCTGGGTGTTCGATCCCCGCGACCATAAAAAATACAAAGGCGTCGTTCGGGTCAAACAGGGGCTGCTCAATGTCCGGGCTTTCGTCGGCACCGAGATCCTCGGCAAGACGGAGCAATTCGAACGCGTTGCCTCACTGCCTCCTGCACCGGTTTGCAGTTTGTAAACCCGACCTTTCTTGTAGGAGAGCATCATGCGTGCAACGACACACCATTGTCTGATGGCTGCCTTGCTGTGGCCTATCGTCAGCCCATCCCTGGCGATCGCCGACGAAATGGCCAGCTATGCCATTGATGTCACCGCCAAGGCTGTATCCGATGTCCGGACCCGGGGTATCTCCGATTCCTTGAATGGCCCCGGCGCCCGAGTCACCGTCCAGGTTGCCCATGAAAGTGGCCTGGTTGCGCTGGCCGAGTTCACCACCGTGAGCAAAAAACAATTCATCGATGGCGACGGAGTGGGCGTTTTACTGGCGGGCGGTTATCGCTTTGGCGACCCGGAGGCTTGGCATTACGGCGTGGGCCTGGCCGCGGAAATGTTCCCGGACGCGCAGTTCAAGGCGCCGAACAAATTCGACTTCACGACGTTCACCCCAACCGATGAGCGTACGACCAACTACAACAGCCAGTTCGCGGTGTTGGAAATTGGCTACGGTGCGCTGGAAGGTCGGATCGCTCGGGTACTGTCCAAAACCTACCGTGGCGCCAACACCGGCGGTGTGTGCGGCGCCCAGCTGCAGTTTCGCGATGACCCCACGAAGGGCCTGGACTGCTACGCCAAGGGCGACCGTAACTCGCGCGGCAGCATGCTCTATGACCTCGACTACAAATACGCGCTGGGGATCAACACCACGCTGAAGCTGCACGCCGGCTACCAGCAACTCGTCAACTTTTCCGAGGCAAATGCGACCGACTACGCCGTCGGCCTGAGTCATCGCTGGCTTGGGTTCGACTGGGGTATCGACTGGATAGGGGTCAATACCAAGGCGCGTGAACTGTACATGGTCGAGGACGACGGGCATGTGCGCTCCACGGATGACAACCGCTGGGTCGTATCGATTTCACGCACTTTCTGAGTAAACCACTATGACTTCGCTTTTCTTTTCCCGGGCGCCTCAGGCCGCCGCCGGTCTGGAGCAACTCGTCCTCGCTGTGGACCTCGGCACCTCCGGTTGCAAGTGCGCCCTGGTTTCACTGGAAGGCGATATCCGCGCGTGGGTGTTTCACAGTGTGCCGTTGCACGTGAGCGGGTTGAGCGTCGAGCAGGAACCGCAGGATTGGTGGGACGCTTTTCTGCATGGCGCCAACGAACTGCTCGGTGCCGATCCAGTGCGGCGGCGCCAGGTGATCGCGGTATGTTGCTCGACGCAGAGCGAAGGCACTGTGTGTGTCGATCGTGACGGCATGGCCATTGGACGGGCCATGCTGTGGCTGGACAAACGTGGGGCCGGCGCGGTGAAAAAACGCATGGGGGGAGGGCGGTTCAGCCTGGCTGGCTACGGGCCGCTCAAGCTCTGGCGTTCACTGCGCCTGACCGGTGGCGTGGCGTCGCTGTCCGGCATGGATGCCGCCGGGCACATGGCCTATATCCTCGATCACGAGCCGCAGCGCTACGAGCGAACCCACAAGTTTCTCAACGTGCTCGACTACATGAACCTGCGGCTCTCGGGGCGCTATTGCGCCACCAGTGACTCGATGTTGACCGCCTGGATCACCGATAACCGCGACCCTCACCATATCCGTTATGACGATGGGCTGGTCAAGACACTGGGAATCGAGGCCGGCAAACTGCCCGAGCTCGTGCGCTCCACCGACGTTATCGGCACGCTGCGCCCGGAGCTTGCCGATACCCTCGGGCTGGCGCGCACCACGCAAGTGGTGGCGGGCGCAGTCGACACCTCGGCGGTCGCCGTCGGCGCCAGCGTCAGCGATTTTGCCTCGCACCTCTATCTGGGCACCTCGTCATGGGTAGGGGCTCACGTCCCGTTCAAGAAAACCAGCGTGCGTAATCACATTGCTGCGGTACCCAGTGCCGTCGACGGTCGCTACCTGGCGATGGCCATGCAGTCGGCGGCGGGCGCGAACCTTTCCTTCCTGCGCGACAAGGTGCTGTACCACCCGGATGAGCTGCTCAGTGATGAACAGCAGCCGGACGTCTACGCCTTGCTTGACCGTATCGCTGCACGCGTGCCGCCGGGATCGAGAGGGTTGATCTACACGCCCTGGCTGTGTGGCGAGCGCTCGCCGATCAGTGACCCAAGCCTGCGCGCCGGCCTGTTCAATCTGAAGCTGGAGCACTCGCGGGAGGACATCATCCGAGCCTTCATGGAGGGGGTCGCCCTCAATACGCGCTGGATGTTCGAACCGTTCGCGCGTTTTCTCGGCCAGCCCGCCGACGTGATCGTGGCTACCGGTGGCGGCGCCCAATCGGACGTGTGGTGTCAGATCATGGCTGATGTCTGTGGGCGCGTGATCCAGCAACCGCAGAACGCCATCCAGACCAATGCACGCGGGGCCGCATTCATTGCCGCTGTGGCATTGGGCAAGTTGCAGTTCCACGACCTGCCCAGCCTCAAGCGCCCACACCGACTGTTCGAACCGTCGCGCGCGAGCCGCGCGCTTTACGACGATCAATTCGCCACGTTCCAGGAGGTGCGCAAGCGCCTTGCGCCGCTCTACCGGCGACTGAACCCCATACAGAAGGCTGCCTCATGAGCCATGTTCAAGAGCAAATCGTCGAGCTCTCGCAGCACCTGTGCCACCGCGGTTTTTTCGCGGCCACGGGCGGCAATCTCGCGTTGCGCCTCGACGCGCAGCACATCGCGGTTACGCCGTCGGCTACCGACTATTTCGCCATGCGCCCGGAGGATGTCTGCGTGCTGCGCCTCAAGGATCTGGCGCAGATCTCCGGTGAACGAGCACCCTCGGTTGAAAGCGGGCTGCATGCAAAAATTCTGCGCGCGCGCCCGGACGTGCAGTGCAGCATCCACACGCATCAGCCCGTAGCCAGCGCCTGCACCTTGCTCGGCAAACCGATGGAGGTGCCCGACCCTGCGCTGTGGGATTGCCTGGGTAAGCACATTCCCCTGGTCGGCTACGCGCCTTCAGGTTCCAGCTGGCTGGCCGGCAAGTTCGGCCGGGCCATTCGTTGGGACTACAACGCGTACCTGATGCGCAACCACGGGGTGCTGTGCTGTGGCCCGGATGTCCAGACGACCCTGTTGCGCCTCGAGAGCCTCGAAACCTTTTGCCGTGACTACCTGTTACGCCAGATCACCGCACAGTCCCGCCATCAATCACAGTCACCCGCTGCCGTGGCACGCCTGGTCGACGCCCTGATGCGTTCCAACGCTGCCGATGCCCACATTTCTTCCGAGATCCCATCATGAACAAACCCCTTGATCCCATCACATTGCCCGCAGCAGCCGATGCAGCGGTCTCGCAATGGCCTGATGTCGACTCGCTGTATCGGCGTTTCGATGCGCTGGTCAAACAGCCGATTCGCCCCTTGAAGCGTGAAGCGCTAAACAAAGTCATGGGTTACTTCGACGAACGCTGTCAGGGGTCGAAACGGCTCGCTGAAGAGGCCAAGAAATTCATTCCCGGGGGCGTGCAGCATAACCTCGCGTTCAATCACCCGTTCCCGCTCGCCATCGCCCAGGCCAAGGGCGCCCACCTGACCGATGTGGACGGCAACCGCTATATCGATTTTCTACAGGCCGGCGGGCCGACGTTGCTGGGCTCCAACCATCCGGCGATTCGTGAGCAGGTCAACCGGATTCTGGACGACTGCGGTCCGGTCACCGGCCTGCTGCATGAATACGAGGTGAAGCTGGCGCAATTGGTCTGCGACGTGATGCCTAGCGTCGATATGGTTCGCCTGCTGGGCTCCGGTACCGAGGCGGTCATGGCGGCGGTGCGCCTGGCGCGCGCCTATACCGGCAAGAAATGGGTGATCAAGATCGGCGGCGCCTATCACGGCTGGAGTGACCAACTGGTATACGGCATGCGGTTGCCAGGCACCGGCCGCCTGGAAGCCGTCGGCATCCCACGCGGCGCCACGGCTAACACCCAGGAAAGTCCGCCGAATAACCTGGACGCGCTGCGCAGGCGCTTGCAGATCAACCGCCTGCGTGGCGGCACGGCGGCGATCATGGTGGAGCCGTTCGGCCCGGAAAGTGGCACGCGCCCGGTGCACCCGGACTTCAACCGGCAACTGCGCAAACTGTGCGACGAATTCGATGCCCTGTTGATTTTCGACGAGGTGGTGACCGGCTTTCGCGCCGGCATGGGCGGCGCACAAGGCTATTTCAACGTGATGCCGGACATCACCGTATTGGGTAAATGCCTGACCGGCGGCTACCCGATGGCGGGTGCGATCGGCGGGCGAAAGGATGTGATGCAATTGCTCGCCGGCGGCATCGGCACCACGGCACGACGTGCGTTTGTCGGTGGCACCTTGTCGGCCAACCCGCTGTCCTGCGTGGCCGGTTACTACGCCCTGATCGAGGCGCGCAAATTGAATGCACCGGCTTTGGCGGGGCGCGCTGGCGACCGTATGCGCAAGGGCCTGGAAGAAATCATCAACCGCCGTGGCTTACCCTATGTGGCCTATAACCTGGGCTCGATCGTGCACCTGCAAACCTCAGGCGTGCTGTTGCTCGATACCAGCAACCCGCTCAAGTTGCTGCGGGCACGCAACGAAGCCAAGTCGCGCAAGCACATGATGGAAGAAATGGGCGCTGCCTACACCGCCCACGGGCTGATCACCCTGGCCGGCAGCCGGATCTATACCAGCCTGGCCGATACCGACGATGTCATCGACGACGCACTCGAGCGGTTCGATGCGGTTTTCAAGCTGGTGTGAGGTGAGCGTGATGCGCGATGTACTGCGGCAACAATGGCTGGAAATCCGGCAAAGGCTGGTGGATCTGGTACAGGAGGGGGGCAGTGTTTCCTTGCGTGTACCGGGTGAGCAAAGCATGTGGTGGGGGCGACTGGACGATTTGGCTCCCACCCACTTCGATTGGGCGCCGCACGAGCCTGGTGATAGCCATACCCACCAGGCGATCTACCGTGCCCGCAGTGACGTCGGCGCCATCCTGCTGGGCGGAGGGGACTTTGCCCAGTGCCTGGC is a genomic window containing:
- a CDS encoding TorF family putative porin codes for the protein MRATTHHCLMAALLWPIVSPSLAIADEMASYAIDVTAKAVSDVRTRGISDSLNGPGARVTVQVAHESGLVALAEFTTVSKKQFIDGDGVGVLLAGGYRFGDPEAWHYGVGLAAEMFPDAQFKAPNKFDFTTFTPTDERTTNYNSQFAVLEIGYGALEGRIARVLSKTYRGANTGGVCGAQLQFRDDPTKGLDCYAKGDRNSRGSMLYDLDYKYALGINTTLKLHAGYQQLVNFSEANATDYAVGLSHRWLGFDWGIDWIGVNTKARELYMVEDDGHVRSTDDNRWVVSISRTF
- a CDS encoding xylulokinase, which gives rise to MTSLFFSRAPQAAAGLEQLVLAVDLGTSGCKCALVSLEGDIRAWVFHSVPLHVSGLSVEQEPQDWWDAFLHGANELLGADPVRRRQVIAVCCSTQSEGTVCVDRDGMAIGRAMLWLDKRGAGAVKKRMGGGRFSLAGYGPLKLWRSLRLTGGVASLSGMDAAGHMAYILDHEPQRYERTHKFLNVLDYMNLRLSGRYCATSDSMLTAWITDNRDPHHIRYDDGLVKTLGIEAGKLPELVRSTDVIGTLRPELADTLGLARTTQVVAGAVDTSAVAVGASVSDFASHLYLGTSSWVGAHVPFKKTSVRNHIAAVPSAVDGRYLAMAMQSAAGANLSFLRDKVLYHPDELLSDEQQPDVYALLDRIAARVPPGSRGLIYTPWLCGERSPISDPSLRAGLFNLKLEHSREDIIRAFMEGVALNTRWMFEPFARFLGQPADVIVATGGGAQSDVWCQIMADVCGRVIQQPQNAIQTNARGAAFIAAVALGKLQFHDLPSLKRPHRLFEPSRASRALYDDQFATFQEVRKRLAPLYRRLNPIQKAAS
- a CDS encoding DUF2147 domain-containing protein; the encoded protein is MNARQWLSLSLALACSAIGHAAAGPQEAKGLWLTSEKDAVVKVDDCVDKPGALCGKVVWVKDEASVTSDCGVQIMQLDRFDQDAWRDGWVFDPRDHKKYKGVVRVKQGLLNVRAFVGTEILGKTEQFERVASLPPAPVCSL
- a CDS encoding class II aldolase/adducin family protein, whose translation is MSHVQEQIVELSQHLCHRGFFAATGGNLALRLDAQHIAVTPSATDYFAMRPEDVCVLRLKDLAQISGERAPSVESGLHAKILRARPDVQCSIHTHQPVASACTLLGKPMEVPDPALWDCLGKHIPLVGYAPSGSSWLAGKFGRAIRWDYNAYLMRNHGVLCCGPDVQTTLLRLESLETFCRDYLLRQITAQSRHQSQSPAAVARLVDALMRSNAADAHISSEIPS
- a CDS encoding aspartate aminotransferase family protein, with translation MNKPLDPITLPAAADAAVSQWPDVDSLYRRFDALVKQPIRPLKREALNKVMGYFDERCQGSKRLAEEAKKFIPGGVQHNLAFNHPFPLAIAQAKGAHLTDVDGNRYIDFLQAGGPTLLGSNHPAIREQVNRILDDCGPVTGLLHEYEVKLAQLVCDVMPSVDMVRLLGSGTEAVMAAVRLARAYTGKKWVIKIGGAYHGWSDQLVYGMRLPGTGRLEAVGIPRGATANTQESPPNNLDALRRRLQINRLRGGTAAIMVEPFGPESGTRPVHPDFNRQLRKLCDEFDALLIFDEVVTGFRAGMGGAQGYFNVMPDITVLGKCLTGGYPMAGAIGGRKDVMQLLAGGIGTTARRAFVGGTLSANPLSCVAGYYALIEARKLNAPALAGRAGDRMRKGLEEIINRRGLPYVAYNLGSIVHLQTSGVLLLDTSNPLKLLRARNEAKSRKHMMEEMGAAYTAHGLITLAGSRIYTSLADTDDVIDDALERFDAVFKLV
- a CDS encoding TetR/AcrR family transcriptional regulator; its protein translation is MAKPNTARARAATAGKTQDQKKSPAQQRSSETYERILVATAQTLCDVGIERLSTNLVCQCAGLTPPALYRYFPNKYALLTVLGERLLEKQNELIDRWITPQLLSGPTEDLESALSELILDTYRVTDATLGGMWILKALRAVPALEHVRLDSHRKVTGAQAEILAQVFPHADPQQLATASRVAVEMIHSTIELLFDESLDPKSVCAMVASMLVSHLGRLTPASSL